From a single Populus trichocarpa isolate Nisqually-1 chromosome 17, P.trichocarpa_v4.1, whole genome shotgun sequence genomic region:
- the LOC18107248 gene encoding probable serine/threonine-protein kinase PBL7 isoform X1 encodes MGFCPCFGFSKSKKVKSDHIKKQPSYEQRLGTVSKKSVDSRFKSAVVKDGPSAHFSATFTYEELSFATNNFRSESLIGRGGFGAVFKGKLESTGQQVVAVKQLDPSGIQGDKEFLVEVLMLSLLHHPNLVNLIGFCAEGDHRLLVYEYMPLGSLEDHLFDVTPHMEPLDWNTRMKIAAGAARGLDSLHSANPPVIYRDLKASNILLEDGFNPKLSDFGLAKFGPVGDKSYVSTRVMGTYGYCAPEYASSGRLTIKTDIYSYGIVLLELITGHRALDEVNGHQEYLVNWALPLMKDHNFSRLADPMLKGKYSMSVLKKVIEVASMCLGENANSRPSSSELVQAMDYLFSRKNESKKVKNDCAKWPEIDLSPSHSKMILDKDLDRDRAVAEAKMWGVKWRERREQIQRSISDEDNR; translated from the exons AACAAAGATTGGGAACAGTATCAAAAAAGAGTGTTGATTCAAGATTTAAATCAGCTGTTGTAAAAGATGGTCCCAGTGCTCATTTCTCTGCGACATTCACCTATGAAGAACTTTCATTTGCAACAAACAATTTTAGGTCTGAATCTTTAATTGGAAGAGGTGGATTTGGTGCTGTATTTAAAGGAAAATTAGAAAGCACTGGTCAG CAGGTTGTAGCTGTTAAACAGCTAGATCCATCAGGTATCCAAGGCGACAAGGAGTTTCTGGTGGAGGTTCTCATGCTCTCCCTACTGCATCACCCTAACCTTGTCAACTTGATTGGTTTTTGTGCCGAAGGAGACCATCGTCTTCTTGTCTATGAATACATGCCTTTGGGATCCTTGGAAGATCACCTTTTTG ATGTGACACCGCATATGGAGCCTCTTGACTGGAATACAAGAATGAAGATAGCAGCGGGTGCAGCCAGAGGATTGGATTCTCTGCATTCTGCAAATCCCCCCGTCATATACAGGGACTTGAAAGCGTCTAACATATTATTGGAGGATGGTTTTAACCCAAAACTCTCGGATTTTGGACTTGCTAAATTTGGCCCAGTTGGTGATAAGTCCTATGTCTCCACCAGGGTCATGGGTACCTATGGTTACTGTGCTCCTGAATATGCATCATCTGGAAGGTTGACCATAAAGACTGATATCTACAGTTATGGAATTGTTTTGTTAGAGCTCATCACTGGACATAGAGCACTGGACGAGGTTAACGGTCATCAAGAATATCTTGTTAACTGG GCACTTCCCTTGATGAAAGACCACAACTTTTCAAGATTAGCAGATCCAATGCTTAAAGGCAAGTACTCAATGTCTGTCTTAAAGAAGGTTATAGAAGTGGCATCTATGTGTCTCGGTGAAAATGCCAATTCACGCCCTTCCTCGAGTGAATTGGTGCAAGCCATGGATTACTTGTTCTCTCGTAAAAATGAATCAAAGAAGGTAAAGAATGACTGTGCCAAATGGCCAGAGATTGACCTCTCCCCAAGTCACTCAAAAATGATATTAGACAAGGATTTAGATCGGGACCGTGCTGTGGCAGAGGCCAAGATGTGGGGAGTGAAATGGAGAGAAAGGCGAGAACAAATTCAGCGAAGTATTTCTGATGAAGACAATAGGTAG
- the LOC18107248 gene encoding probable serine/threonine-protein kinase PBL7 isoform X2 has product MGFCPCFGFSKSKKVKSDHIKKQPSYEQRLGTVSKKSVDSRFKSAVVKDGPSAHFSATFTYEELSFATNNFRSESLIGRGGFGAVFKGKLESTGQVVAVKQLDPSGIQGDKEFLVEVLMLSLLHHPNLVNLIGFCAEGDHRLLVYEYMPLGSLEDHLFDVTPHMEPLDWNTRMKIAAGAARGLDSLHSANPPVIYRDLKASNILLEDGFNPKLSDFGLAKFGPVGDKSYVSTRVMGTYGYCAPEYASSGRLTIKTDIYSYGIVLLELITGHRALDEVNGHQEYLVNWALPLMKDHNFSRLADPMLKGKYSMSVLKKVIEVASMCLGENANSRPSSSELVQAMDYLFSRKNESKKVKNDCAKWPEIDLSPSHSKMILDKDLDRDRAVAEAKMWGVKWRERREQIQRSISDEDNR; this is encoded by the exons AACAAAGATTGGGAACAGTATCAAAAAAGAGTGTTGATTCAAGATTTAAATCAGCTGTTGTAAAAGATGGTCCCAGTGCTCATTTCTCTGCGACATTCACCTATGAAGAACTTTCATTTGCAACAAACAATTTTAGGTCTGAATCTTTAATTGGAAGAGGTGGATTTGGTGCTGTATTTAAAGGAAAATTAGAAAGCACTGGTCAG GTTGTAGCTGTTAAACAGCTAGATCCATCAGGTATCCAAGGCGACAAGGAGTTTCTGGTGGAGGTTCTCATGCTCTCCCTACTGCATCACCCTAACCTTGTCAACTTGATTGGTTTTTGTGCCGAAGGAGACCATCGTCTTCTTGTCTATGAATACATGCCTTTGGGATCCTTGGAAGATCACCTTTTTG ATGTGACACCGCATATGGAGCCTCTTGACTGGAATACAAGAATGAAGATAGCAGCGGGTGCAGCCAGAGGATTGGATTCTCTGCATTCTGCAAATCCCCCCGTCATATACAGGGACTTGAAAGCGTCTAACATATTATTGGAGGATGGTTTTAACCCAAAACTCTCGGATTTTGGACTTGCTAAATTTGGCCCAGTTGGTGATAAGTCCTATGTCTCCACCAGGGTCATGGGTACCTATGGTTACTGTGCTCCTGAATATGCATCATCTGGAAGGTTGACCATAAAGACTGATATCTACAGTTATGGAATTGTTTTGTTAGAGCTCATCACTGGACATAGAGCACTGGACGAGGTTAACGGTCATCAAGAATATCTTGTTAACTGG GCACTTCCCTTGATGAAAGACCACAACTTTTCAAGATTAGCAGATCCAATGCTTAAAGGCAAGTACTCAATGTCTGTCTTAAAGAAGGTTATAGAAGTGGCATCTATGTGTCTCGGTGAAAATGCCAATTCACGCCCTTCCTCGAGTGAATTGGTGCAAGCCATGGATTACTTGTTCTCTCGTAAAAATGAATCAAAGAAGGTAAAGAATGACTGTGCCAAATGGCCAGAGATTGACCTCTCCCCAAGTCACTCAAAAATGATATTAGACAAGGATTTAGATCGGGACCGTGCTGTGGCAGAGGCCAAGATGTGGGGAGTGAAATGGAGAGAAAGGCGAGAACAAATTCAGCGAAGTATTTCTGATGAAGACAATAGGTAG